From Pelmatolapia mariae isolate MD_Pm_ZW linkage group LG22, Pm_UMD_F_2, whole genome shotgun sequence, a single genomic window includes:
- the sla1a gene encoding src like adaptor 1a — protein sequence MGNVMRGVSAENKVNTENPETSLKGTEDEVVVVLQDYPAPEISEPIYRLGEKLKVVAQEAYWWRVRSIQTGKENYIPGSHVARVYHGWLFEGVERQKAEELLLLPGNRVGSFLVRESTRERGLYSLSVRHRSVKHYRIFRLDNSWYYISPRLTFQCLEDMINHYSDSADGLCCVLTSPCLSGTTQPPDASLGAPPVVMRRNFDWNKVDRNQLVSPDACNENMVSYGVRNSIAAYLSFAGDQDPSRVKSDSRKKKSKSLYVLPENGLPNTDYDEGF from the exons ATGGGGAATGTGATGCGAGGTGTGAGTGCTGAGAACAAGGTCAACACCGAAAACCCTGAAACCTCTCTGAAGG GCACAGAAGacgaggtggtggtggtgctccAGGACTATCCTGCTCCTGAAATCAGCGAGCCGATCTACCGACTGGGAGAAAAGCTCAAAGTGGTTGCGCA GGAGGCTTATTGGTGGAGAGTGCGCTCTATCCAAACGGGGAAGGAGAACTACATACCCGGCAGCCATGTAGCACGAGTGTACCATGG CTGGCTGTTTGAAGGTGTGGAGAGGCAGAAGGCGGAAGAACTGCTTCTTCTACCCGGGAACAGAGTGGGTTCTTTTCTGGTCCGAGAAAGCACCAGGGAGAGAG GTCTGTATTCGCTCTCAGTGAGGCACAGGAGTGTAAAGCACTATCGTATCTTCAGACTTGACAACAGCTGGTACTACATCTCCCCACGTCTCACTTTCCAGTGCCTTGAAGATATGATCAATCATTATTCTG ATTCTGCAGATGGGCTATGCTGTGTGCTAACCTCGCCCTGCCTGTCGGGCACGACTCAGCCGCCAGATGCAAGTCTTGGAGCTCCACCTGTAGTGATGCGACGCAACTTTGACTGGAACAAAGTAGACAG GAACCAGCTGGTCAGCCCAGACGCCTGCAACGAAAACATGGTGAGCTATGGAGTCAGGAACAGCATCGCTGCCTACCTGTCCTTTGCTGGCGATCAAGACCCTTCACGGGTGAAATCAGatagcaggaagaagaaaagcaaatcGCTGTATGTGCTTCCTGAAAATGGCCTTCCGAACACTGACTATGACGAGGGCTTCTAG